The following are encoded in a window of Lactobacillus intestinalis genomic DNA:
- a CDS encoding ZmpA/ZmpB/ZmpC family metallo-endopeptidase, whose product MQKHSQYRYALRKLSVGLTSVAVGLAFMAATTMTVHADSEPQVQTTENQTSENKNTVIENTNDNLAKVEPVDPQDNAQDDKTSQATADTKTNSDVNTTKDVNQDLKNDQNTVDNETNTLKQDTDNKENNIADITISDQQPVQTEKKVDADLVKSVTDSLKQVKYDAFDGDPKQVLRNWNHIQLTSSSLVDSFNEVYNQLPTLVLQLLEHTDNIDTANQRVSDNAGAIMVGMSYINRWYNVSYEDKELLPVMMFDPKAFGSNLDSIDWLSKIGDWSTDELAPSNTVTTFNNKLAPMLNTQSDLVTFLGDLRKKWSPNLSDEEWFRSNTGVYIAEIPSKEVPDLNLNIYHRLSTNKELQEYILPLLNIKNDDMYVVSALGMMIFGSYEPYIDVKYHKDPVVYQEKVQAVHKELTRLSTAWRDHFDFWYRMANEEGKKRLTNANIQVWDSYNAIDSSKKGGRRWLNKRDTDIPAVAEFFGPLGKMYDAAGLSADAVGNAVRYYVAQVVNNFGGIGILSHEMTHNFDNSIYLDGFQHRPGTGVETYATGLLESPWDRTFANYGLNTALTFYADNNRTTNKSPSRFQTRKDLQDYMHGIFDITYLLDYAEAQAMVGKSAKEKQLMYSQISYDPAKKADVVSGPISTEIADKLMTIDDFIDNNIIASRGYQAGSYGTNSYQTISMYTPDYAAVQSSTSVSGGITFKKTAFELLAAKGWSDGFISYVTNKYAKDAKNDKKSLSDTYALAKIFNGEYDNDYSTFKKAMFKERIDKRQDFKPITITLNSKNVQLNNWDELQNLMQTTVDQELALRAQGKKSSLINDLKAAILTAELKQTDDFRSSIFASPQQSKQGEIVGEGTSLDLPAYDLNTLKKGEIVGGGTKLDLPAYDLNTLKKGEAVGEDTELDLPVYDLNLLKKGEVVEEGTKLDLPAYDLDSLKKGETVGEGTELDLPTYDLDSLKKGETVGEGTKLELSAYDLNSLKKGETVGEGTELELPTYDLDSLKKGEVVSDSTQFDLPVYDIASLKRNEIVSEDASSNLPSLQINDSKNVQDSAAEKLSAQDDDSATKLDVTENEQKDQLKGNVPSSTLSSLNVKILEKKIEISSNNRSPEINNYKHIISRIKNHKLTKSVKLNAKIKNHHVFSNFKNNVSLPQAGSKNDNIFLLLADIISLFTALGLSIFKKKK is encoded by the coding sequence ATGCAAAAACATTCTCAATATCGATATGCTTTGCGTAAGCTTAGTGTTGGCTTAACCTCTGTCGCTGTCGGATTAGCATTTATGGCTGCTACAACAATGACTGTTCATGCTGATAGTGAACCACAAGTTCAAACGACTGAAAATCAGACCTCAGAAAATAAAAATACTGTTATAGAAAATACAAATGATAATCTTGCTAAGGTAGAACCTGTAGATCCGCAAGACAATGCTCAGGATGACAAAACAAGTCAGGCAACTGCAGATACTAAAACAAATTCAGATGTAAATACTACCAAAGATGTCAACCAAGACTTAAAAAATGATCAAAATACTGTAGATAATGAAACGAATACTTTAAAACAAGATACCGACAATAAAGAAAATAACATCGCTGATATTACTATTAGTGACCAGCAACCAGTCCAAACAGAAAAGAAAGTTGATGCTGATCTTGTTAAATCTGTTACAGATAGCTTAAAACAAGTTAAGTATGATGCCTTTGATGGGGATCCAAAACAAGTTCTTAGAAACTGGAATCATATTCAACTAACTAGTAGTAGTTTGGTAGATAGCTTTAATGAAGTATATAATCAATTGCCCACTTTAGTACTGCAACTTCTTGAACACACCGATAATATAGATACTGCTAATCAAAGAGTTAGTGATAATGCAGGTGCTATTATGGTGGGGATGTCTTACATTAATCGGTGGTATAACGTTTCATATGAAGATAAGGAACTTTTACCCGTAATGATGTTTGATCCAAAGGCTTTTGGCTCTAATTTGGATTCAATCGATTGGTTGTCTAAGATTGGAGACTGGTCAACTGATGAATTGGCTCCTTCAAATACTGTGACTACTTTTAATAACAAATTAGCTCCAATGCTAAATACTCAGTCAGACTTAGTTACTTTCTTAGGAGATTTGCGTAAGAAATGGTCTCCAAATCTATCTGACGAAGAGTGGTTTAGATCAAACACGGGAGTTTACATTGCTGAGATTCCCTCAAAAGAAGTACCCGATTTAAATCTCAATATTTATCATCGCTTATCTACAAATAAAGAGCTGCAAGAATATATCTTACCGCTTTTAAATATTAAAAACGATGATATGTATGTTGTATCCGCTTTGGGGATGATGATATTTGGATCATATGAACCATATATTGATGTGAAATACCATAAGGATCCGGTGGTATATCAAGAAAAAGTTCAAGCAGTACATAAAGAACTTACCCGGCTTTCTACTGCATGGAGAGATCATTTTGATTTTTGGTATCGGATGGCTAATGAAGAGGGAAAGAAACGCTTAACTAACGCAAATATTCAGGTCTGGGATAGTTATAATGCGATCGATTCTAGCAAGAAAGGTGGGCGTCGATGGCTAAATAAACGTGATACCGATATTCCTGCAGTTGCAGAATTTTTCGGCCCTTTAGGTAAGATGTATGATGCGGCTGGACTTTCGGCAGATGCTGTTGGTAATGCAGTACGCTATTATGTGGCACAAGTAGTAAATAATTTTGGCGGTATAGGAATTTTGTCACACGAAATGACGCATAATTTCGATAATAGTATTTACTTAGATGGATTTCAGCATCGTCCGGGTACGGGAGTAGAAACATATGCTACGGGACTGCTCGAATCACCATGGGACCGAACATTTGCAAATTATGGCTTGAATACTGCATTAACTTTTTATGCTGATAATAATCGAACCACGAATAAAAGCCCATCACGTTTTCAAACTAGAAAAGACTTGCAAGATTATATGCATGGAATTTTTGATATAACTTATTTACTTGATTATGCTGAAGCTCAAGCAATGGTAGGCAAATCAGCTAAAGAGAAGCAATTGATGTACTCTCAAATTAGTTATGATCCTGCTAAAAAGGCAGATGTAGTATCTGGCCCAATCAGTACTGAAATTGCTGATAAGTTAATGACAATTGATGATTTCATTGACAACAATATTATTGCTAGTCGTGGTTATCAAGCAGGAAGTTATGGTACTAATAGTTATCAAACGATTTCTATGTATACACCAGATTACGCAGCAGTTCAGAGCTCAACTTCTGTTTCAGGTGGGATCACTTTCAAAAAAACTGCTTTTGAATTACTAGCTGCCAAGGGTTGGTCCGATGGTTTTATTTCTTATGTTACAAACAAGTATGCTAAGGATGCAAAAAATGATAAGAAATCGCTGAGTGACACATACGCGTTAGCGAAGATCTTTAATGGTGAATATGATAATGATTACTCAACCTTCAAAAAAGCAATGTTCAAGGAGCGTATTGATAAACGTCAAGATTTTAAACCAATTACTATTACGTTGAATAGCAAGAATGTCCAACTAAACAATTGGGATGAGTTACAAAATTTAATGCAGACTACTGTTGATCAAGAATTAGCACTGAGAGCTCAGGGAAAAAAGTCAAGTTTGATTAACGACTTAAAAGCTGCCATATTAACAGCTGAACTCAAGCAGACTGATGATTTTAGAAGTTCAATTTTTGCTAGTCCTCAACAAAGTAAGCAAGGTGAAATTGTAGGTGAAGGTACAAGTTTAGATTTGCCAGCGTATGATTTAAACACACTTAAGAAGGGCGAAATAGTAGGTGGAGGCACCAAGTTAGACTTACCCGCTTACGATTTAAACACACTTAAGAAGGGTGAAGCAGTAGGTGAGGATACGGAGTTAGATTTGCCAGTCTATGATTTGAACTTACTTAAGAAAGGTGAAGTAGTAGAGGAAGGTACAAAGTTAGACCTTCCAGCCTATGATTTAGATTCACTTAAGAAAGGCGAAACAGTAGGCGAGGGTACGGAGTTAGACTTGCCAACCTATGATTTAGATTCACTTAAGAAAGGCGAAACAGTAGGTGAAGGAACTAAGTTAGAATTGTCAGCCTATGATTTGAATTCGCTTAAGAAAGGCGAAACAGTAGGCGAGGGTACGGAGTTAGAATTGCCAACCTATGATTTAGATTCACTTAAGAAAGGTGAAGTAGTAAGTGACAGTACTCAATTTGATCTCCCGGTCTACGATATAGCTTCTCTTAAAAGGAATGAGATAGTAAGTGAAGATGCCAGTTCTAACTTGCCGAGTTTACAGATTAATGACTCGAAAAATGTCCAAGACTCAGCGGCTGAAAAATTATCAGCTCAAGATGATGATTCAGCTACAAAACTAGATGTAACAGAGAACGAGCAGAAGGATCAACTAAAAGGTAACGTTCCTTCTTCTACCTTATCGAGTTTAAATGTAAAGATATTGGAAAAGAAAATAGAAATAAGCTCAAATAATAGATCTCCTGAGATAAATAACTATAAACATATTATTTCTAGAATAAAGAACCATAAGTTAACTAAATCTGTTAAACTTAATGCAAAGATAAAGAATCACCATGTGTTTTCAAATTTCAAAAATAATGTAAGCTTGCCCCAAGCTGGAAGTAAAAATGATAATATTTTCTTACTCTTAGCAGACATTATTAGCTTATTTACTGCACTTGGATTGAGTATTTTTAAAAAGAAAAAATAA
- a CDS encoding site-specific integrase — MSSNFTKESLFKDYFYYWIKLYKENAVRDVTLGKYLNNYKHVTKLIPSLKMKDFDRSTYQKLLNDYAISHERQTVIDFHHQIKGAILDAVDENLIDRDPTRKAIFKGKNPRKKKKKFLNQFELHNLLQDLDLTEELNWDWLILIIAKTGLRFSEALALTPEDFDFIHQTISVNKTWDYKNGTGFNPTKNKASIRKVQMDWQLGMQFQQLIRNKKSDKPIFVNGPVCNSTPNKWLSRHCKKVGIPVISIHGLRHTHASLLMFAGVSIASVSRRLGHSSITTTQKVYMHIINELENQDNDLVMRYLASLS; from the coding sequence ATGAGTTCAAATTTCACAAAAGAAAGTTTATTCAAAGATTATTTTTATTACTGGATCAAATTATACAAAGAAAATGCTGTCAGAGATGTAACGTTAGGAAAGTATTTAAACAATTATAAACATGTAACTAAATTGATTCCCTCCCTCAAAATGAAAGATTTTGATAGAAGCACATACCAAAAGCTGCTAAATGATTATGCGATTTCTCATGAAAGACAAACTGTAATTGATTTTCATCATCAAATAAAAGGAGCAATATTGGATGCCGTTGATGAGAATTTGATTGATCGAGATCCAACACGAAAAGCGATTTTTAAGGGAAAGAATCCACGTAAAAAGAAAAAGAAATTTCTCAATCAGTTTGAACTTCATAATCTTTTACAAGATTTAGATTTAACGGAAGAGTTAAACTGGGATTGGTTAATATTAATTATTGCTAAAACAGGATTACGTTTTTCAGAGGCACTTGCTTTAACGCCGGAAGATTTTGATTTTATTCACCAAACGATATCCGTAAACAAAACGTGGGATTATAAAAATGGGACTGGCTTTAATCCGACAAAAAATAAAGCATCAATTCGTAAGGTTCAGATGGATTGGCAACTAGGGATGCAATTTCAACAGCTAATTCGAAATAAAAAATCAGATAAACCAATTTTCGTAAATGGTCCTGTGTGTAATTCAACTCCTAATAAATGGCTGAGTAGACATTGTAAAAAAGTTGGAATTCCAGTGATTTCAATTCACGGATTACGACATACTCATGCATCACTTTTGATGTTTGCTGGAGTATCTATTGCTAGTGTTTCAAGAAGATTAGGGCATTCTTCAATTACTACAACACAGAAAGTTTATATGCATATAATCAATGAACTAGAAAATCAAGATAATGACTTGGTTATGAGATATTTAGCTAGTTTAAGTTAA
- a CDS encoding MFS transporter, translated as MKKVRFKFGQWLAIAVSLIFLMLGFTNFSKNNLISYQVGVFLLVGIISLFIWIKVSWNDKAALISPRLFKNIAFSMQLICYCFAKISTLALGFIFPIYIQIVNHGSASLAGWIMFPGAIIDALMAAIAGKVLDKKGPRLPILLGIIASLTSLLIMYLSSSLTNLGVVWLYALYYGGYGMCFSSLMTSGLTSLSEENHAQGNAIFNTLQQFSGAVGTALAGTLISISQNNKSMPESITTAVGARWTFIVLIILIISNLILALIFVPKNTNYNK; from the coding sequence TTGAAAAAGGTTCGTTTTAAATTTGGTCAGTGGCTTGCGATTGCGGTTAGTTTAATTTTTTTGATGCTCGGCTTTACTAATTTTTCTAAAAATAATTTGATTTCATACCAAGTAGGAGTTTTTTTATTAGTCGGAATCATTAGTTTATTTATTTGGATTAAGGTGTCTTGGAATGATAAAGCTGCTTTGATTAGTCCGCGCCTTTTTAAAAATATTGCTTTCAGTATGCAATTGATATGTTATTGTTTTGCAAAGATTTCTACATTAGCTTTGGGGTTTATTTTTCCAATATATATTCAAATTGTTAATCATGGTTCTGCTTCTTTAGCTGGATGGATCATGTTTCCTGGAGCCATTATTGATGCTTTAATGGCTGCAATTGCTGGGAAAGTTTTAGATAAAAAAGGCCCCCGACTACCGATTTTATTAGGAATTATAGCTAGTTTGACCAGTTTACTTATTATGTACTTAAGTTCAAGTCTAACTAATCTTGGTGTTGTGTGGTTATATGCACTTTATTATGGTGGCTATGGAATGTGTTTTAGCAGCTTGATGACAAGTGGATTAACTTCTCTTTCAGAAGAGAATCATGCTCAAGGAAATGCAATTTTCAATACTCTTCAACAATTTTCTGGAGCAGTGGGGACAGCTCTGGCCGGGACTCTAATCTCGATTAGTCAAAATAATAAATCTATGCCTGAAAGTATTACAACGGCCGTGGGAGCGAGATGGACGTTTATTGTTTTGATTATATTAATCATCAGTAATT
- a CDS encoding type I restriction-modification system subunit M produces the protein MAQLEQITSKLWEMANNLRGNMDANEYKNYILAFMFYRYLSEHQENYLVNDGIIEPEEGKTINELYKEEAQGDDLKDYLEDISASLGYAIAPNDTWASLVEKVTSSEIIPSDYQDMFENFNQNAEMNPEAHKDFRGVFNDINLGDSRLGSTTTARAKSLGQLVKLVDTIEYKDESGKDILGDIYEYLIGQFAASAGKKGGEFYTPHEVSQILAKIVTENVKQSDTAFSVYDPTCGSGSLLLTVKSEVPGGKRSGAVKFYGQEKNTTTYNLARMNLMMHGVEFNDMNLNNADTLESDWPDGEDVQGIDHPRFFDAVVANPPYSAHWDNNERKLKDPRFKDYGKLAPRTKADYAFILHSLYHLDEDGTMAIVLPHGVLFRGAAEGTIRKNLIDHQSGNKIYAVIGLPANLFYGVGIPTIIMVFKKKRDTDDILFIDASKEFQKGKNQNKLTSENINKIIETYKARKDVPKYAHIATLDEIKENDYNLNIPRYVDTFEEEEPIDLEKVNAELAKDNEEIAKLEKEIAEQLRILGVKTKF, from the coding sequence ATGGCACAATTAGAACAAATTACCTCAAAATTATGGGAAATGGCAAACAATTTACGTGGAAATATGGATGCAAATGAATATAAAAATTATATTCTAGCATTTATGTTTTATAGATACTTGTCAGAACACCAAGAAAATTATCTTGTAAATGATGGAATTATTGAACCTGAAGAAGGTAAAACAATTAATGAATTATATAAAGAGGAAGCTCAAGGTGATGATTTAAAGGACTACTTAGAAGATATTTCTGCTTCTTTAGGATATGCTATTGCTCCAAATGATACATGGGCTTCATTGGTTGAAAAAGTCACAAGCTCTGAAATAATCCCTAGTGATTATCAAGACATGTTTGAGAATTTTAATCAAAATGCTGAAATGAATCCGGAAGCGCATAAAGACTTTCGCGGAGTATTCAACGATATAAATTTAGGTGACTCAAGACTTGGATCTACTACTACTGCACGTGCAAAGTCACTGGGACAACTTGTTAAATTAGTTGATACTATTGAATATAAAGATGAAAGTGGTAAAGATATCCTTGGCGATATTTATGAATATTTAATAGGACAATTCGCTGCTTCTGCGGGTAAAAAAGGTGGCGAGTTCTACACTCCACATGAAGTGTCTCAAATTTTAGCTAAGATAGTTACAGAAAACGTTAAGCAATCAGATACTGCCTTTTCTGTTTATGATCCAACTTGTGGATCGGGATCATTACTTTTGACAGTTAAAAGTGAAGTACCTGGTGGAAAGAGAAGTGGCGCAGTTAAGTTCTATGGTCAAGAGAAAAATACTACTACATACAACCTTGCGAGAATGAATTTGATGATGCACGGTGTAGAATTTAATGATATGAATTTAAATAATGCTGATACTTTAGAATCAGACTGGCCTGATGGAGAAGATGTGCAAGGCATCGATCATCCTCGTTTCTTTGATGCGGTAGTTGCTAACCCACCATATTCAGCACATTGGGATAATAATGAAAGAAAGTTAAAGGACCCAAGATTTAAAGATTACGGTAAGTTAGCCCCAAGAACTAAGGCTGACTATGCATTTATTTTACATAGTCTTTACCACTTGGATGAAGATGGGACAATGGCTATTGTATTACCACATGGGGTATTATTCCGAGGAGCTGCTGAAGGTACTATCCGTAAGAATTTAATTGACCATCAAAGTGGTAACAAAATATATGCCGTAATTGGGCTACCGGCTAACTTGTTCTATGGTGTAGGAATTCCAACTATTATCATGGTATTTAAAAAGAAGCGTGATACAGATGATATTTTATTTATTGATGCTTCTAAAGAATTCCAAAAGGGTAAGAACCAAAATAAATTAACTTCTGAAAATATCAATAAGATTATTGAAACTTATAAAGCTCGTAAAGATGTACCTAAATATGCGCATATTGCTACTTTGGATGAAATTAAGGAAAATGACTATAATCTTAATATTCCTCGATATGTTGATACTTTCGAAGAAGAAGAGCCTATAGATTTAGAGAAAGTAAATGCAGAATTAGCTAAAGATAATGAAGAAATAGCAAAATTAGAGAAAGAAATAGCAGAACAATTAAGAATTTTAGGGGTAAAAACTAAATTTTAA
- a CDS encoding MFS transporter: MEKKVTFKLLVAILSAGMLSFLGILDETATTVTFPTLIKEFKITTAQVQWVNTLVLLVIAIIVPLSSQIRLRISTKRIFFAGILFFVLGLIIDIFTPRFDLLLLGRAFQGIGTGIGLPLMYNIILTKVPKSKLGFMMGIGTMITAAAVALGPVFGGIVTNFLNWRWIFIISVFLIIISFLTGCYSIE; the protein is encoded by the coding sequence ATGGAGAAAAAAGTAACTTTCAAATTGCTGGTCGCCATCTTATCAGCCGGGATGTTATCATTTTTAGGGATTTTAGATGAGACGGCAACAACGGTAACTTTTCCCACTTTAATTAAAGAATTCAAAATTACAACAGCTCAAGTGCAATGGGTTAATACACTGGTCTTGCTGGTGATTGCCATTATTGTGCCTTTAAGCTCCCAAATTAGACTTCGAATTTCTACTAAAAGAATCTTTTTTGCTGGCATTCTTTTCTTTGTGCTGGGATTAATAATTGACATTTTTACACCTCGTTTTGATCTCTTGTTATTGGGGCGTGCGTTCCAAGGAATAGGTACTGGCATCGGACTGCCTTTAATGTATAACATTATCTTAACTAAGGTTCCGAAGAGTAAATTAGGATTCATGATGGGGATTGGAACTATGATTACTGCGGCTGCCGTAGCTTTAGGACCAGTTTTTGGTGGGATTGTTACCAACTTCCTAAATTGGCGCTGGATCTTTATTATTTCCGTATTCCTAATTATTATTAGTTTTTTGACAGGCTGTTATTCAATTGAATAA
- a CDS encoding MFS transporter, translated as MNIKDESSKPMFKISLLAISLFIMMSAVISPALPLIEQAFPNIARVNVELLTTIPNLGQIIGLILNPFLVRKIGKKRVIILGLAIIGITGTLPVIINNFWLIFFLRILLGVGVGIYNSLAVSLLMSIYHDNNVELNQMLGFQNIMNDIGYIVSSLLICYLVTLSWHAVFWVYIFAIPILFMFQKFVKVPKVQYTHNKEHFSMTNLKGKFNSTIIIISIITLLIYIFYMALAYKLPAFIIKFYLGNESTASFMLAVIAIMGIPCGMSFNWLYNRLNKWIWPICLFLNAAGFFLISISRNFGILVVGCVILGLGFGLVMPYIFKWISNSAPAKWENLDTTLCLVMMDVGCVASPYVISLITKNSDAALLSSAIFFGILMIIEIIAIIIQKHSIKKASV; from the coding sequence ATGAATATTAAAGATGAATCATCCAAACCAATGTTTAAAATATCTCTACTAGCAATTTCTTTATTCATTATGATGTCAGCCGTGATTTCACCTGCACTTCCCTTAATTGAACAGGCCTTTCCCAATATTGCACGCGTAAATGTAGAGTTATTAACTACTATTCCCAATTTAGGTCAGATTATCGGATTAATTCTGAATCCATTTTTAGTAAGAAAAATCGGTAAAAAACGCGTTATTATCCTCGGATTAGCTATTATTGGGATTACAGGTACTCTTCCTGTCATTATTAATAACTTCTGGCTTATTTTTTTCTTGCGAATTCTACTTGGAGTCGGAGTTGGAATTTACAATTCATTGGCTGTGAGCTTACTGATGAGTATTTATCATGATAATAATGTTGAACTTAATCAAATGTTAGGTTTCCAAAATATTATGAATGATATCGGCTATATTGTTTCATCCTTACTGATTTGCTACTTAGTCACACTTTCTTGGCATGCAGTATTTTGGGTGTATATTTTTGCAATTCCCATTTTATTCATGTTCCAAAAATTTGTTAAAGTACCAAAAGTTCAATATACTCATAATAAAGAACACTTTTCTATGACAAATTTAAAAGGAAAATTCAATTCTACAATTATTATAATTAGTATTATTACTCTTTTGATCTATATTTTTTACATGGCTCTTGCCTACAAACTTCCAGCATTTATCATTAAATTCTATCTTGGTAACGAAAGTACAGCCTCCTTCATGCTAGCAGTAATTGCCATAATGGGCATCCCGTGTGGAATGAGCTTCAATTGGCTTTACAACCGTCTAAACAAATGGATTTGGCCAATTTGCTTATTTTTAAATGCAGCAGGATTTTTCCTTATCAGTATTTCTCGTAATTTTGGAATTTTGGTAGTAGGGTGCGTCATTTTAGGACTTGGATTTGGCTTAGTAATGCCATATATCTTCAAATGGATTTCTAATTCTGCGCCAGCTAAATGGGAAAATTTAGATACAACCTTATGTCTGGTAATGATGGATGTAGGGTGTGTAGCCTCACCTTATGTAATATCTCTTATTACCAAAAATTCTGACGCTGCTTTGTTATCTTCAGCTATCTTCTTCGGAATTCTAATGATTATTGAGATTATTGCTATTATTATTCAAAAGCATTCAATAAAAAAAGCTTCAGTTTAA
- a CDS encoding restriction endonuclease subunit S, with amino-acid sequence MPSYEEEQCISPFSKLDTLIIPHQRKLSDLEKMKSGLLQKMFPKNGEDKPEIRFPEFTDAWEQHKLGNVANFINGRAYSQNELLDEGKYKVLRVGNFYTNDSWYYSNMELDDKYYANDGDLLYTWSATFGPHIWRGEKVIYHYHIWKIELSQELDKRFAIQLLLRDKNILESNTNGSTMAHITKKGMEEKKVRIPSKIQEQSTIGMFLKDFDTLITLHQRKPSIIQKESKNEFKFHKRKFIQRLFLLLDQIIQRKCCQRCNVRKVFKQL; translated from the coding sequence ATGCCAAGTTATGAGGAGGAGCAATGTATTTCACCTTTTTCAAAACTAGACACTCTCATTATTCCTCATCAGCGTAAGCTTTCTGATTTAGAAAAAATGAAAAGTGGTCTACTTCAAAAAATGTTTCCGAAAAATGGAGAGGATAAACCAGAAATTAGATTTCCTGAATTTACTGATGCTTGGGAACAGCATAAATTGGGAAACGTAGCAAATTTTATAAATGGTCGAGCCTACTCTCAAAATGAATTACTGGATGAAGGAAAATATAAAGTCCTTCGTGTTGGGAATTTTTATACAAATGATTCTTGGTATTACTCCAATATGGAACTTGATGATAAATATTATGCTAATGATGGCGACCTTCTTTATACTTGGTCTGCAACATTTGGCCCGCATATATGGAGAGGAGAAAAAGTTATTTATCATTATCATATTTGGAAGATAGAGTTATCCCAAGAGCTTGATAAACGATTTGCTATTCAGTTACTTCTTAGAGATAAAAATATTTTGGAGTCAAATACAAATGGCTCTACAATGGCTCATATTACTAAAAAAGGAATGGAAGAAAAAAAGGTACGCATTCCTTCAAAAATCCAAGAACAGTCTACTATTGGAATGTTTCTAAAGGATTTTGATACTCTCATCACTCTTCATCAGCGTAAGCCAAGCATAATACAAAAGGAGAGTAAGAATGAGTTCAAATTTCACAAAAGAAAGTTTATTCAAAGATTATTTTTATTACTGGATCAAATTATACAAAGAAAATGCTGTCAGAGATGTAACGTTAGGAAAGTATTTAAACAATTATAA
- a CDS encoding serine hydrolase domain-containing protein: protein MRLKKVILGILLAIGALGTYLYVLPEHVHTGDKNLTQLAKEYMEWHHINGGMLVNGKNGQPIVVENQETTDQNQIVNVNQLFPIASLQKVMTGTAIYQLQQSQQLDWNTPLSKYFPQVPGSDEITIRELMNHTSGLINNDRPASPLKNEKEQIAYMLKHIKYDHLHTWDYQDVDYELLAAIISKQMNSNYTAYIQNAFALPQIKDFPEMTQNEVPQPMSNRVSWHDVTVTTTSDFGAGNLFMSPNDYWKFIYNNVLKNPAMITQYSQQAQGQQVAYFGGVYFSGNIIRANGSIPGYNSCFVANYKTKRMMMLFSNNINYWKLRRASNYIMHHYMGYHPELRI, encoded by the coding sequence ATGCGTCTGAAAAAAGTTATCTTAGGTATTTTATTAGCAATTGGAGCTTTGGGAACATATTTATATGTTTTGCCAGAGCATGTTCATACAGGAGATAAAAATTTAACGCAGTTAGCTAAAGAATATATGGAATGGCACCATATTAATGGTGGAATGTTAGTTAATGGTAAGAATGGACAACCTATTGTCGTCGAAAATCAAGAAACGACTGATCAAAATCAAATTGTAAATGTTAATCAATTGTTTCCAATTGCCTCTCTTCAAAAGGTCATGACAGGAACGGCGATTTATCAATTGCAACAAAGTCAGCAATTAGATTGGAATACACCATTATCTAAATATTTCCCTCAAGTGCCAGGGAGCGATGAAATTACTATTCGCGAATTAATGAATCATACTAGTGGATTGATTAATAATGATCGTCCAGCTTCTCCGCTTAAAAATGAGAAAGAGCAAATTGCTTACATGCTTAAACATATCAAGTACGATCATCTTCATACTTGGGATTATCAAGATGTAGACTATGAATTACTGGCTGCAATCATTAGCAAACAAATGAATTCAAATTATACAGCTTATATTCAAAATGCTTTTGCTCTTCCTCAAATTAAGGACTTCCCTGAAATGACGCAAAATGAAGTTCCTCAACCGATGAGTAATCGAGTGAGCTGGCATGATGTAACGGTGACAACCACATCTGATTTTGGAGCGGGTAATTTGTTTATGTCGCCAAATGATTACTGGAAGTTTATATATAATAATGTCTTAAAAAATCCCGCGATGATTACTCAATATTCACAACAAGCACAGGGGCAACAGGTCGCTTATTTTGGTGGGGTTTATTTCTCAGGAAATATTATTCGTGCAAATGGTAGTATTCCTGGTTATAATTCTTGTTTTGTTGCCAATTACAAAACTAAGCGGATGATGATGCTTTTTTCTAATAATATTAATTATTGGAAATTGAGAAGGGCATCTAATTACATCATGCATCATTACATGGGCTATCACCCAGAATTGAGAATTTAA